ATAAATAAAATAGTCAACTTTGTTTTTAAACTGGTTGAGGATATCTTTAAAGTTTTGGTTGATATTTGTGTTGGAAATATTTGCACTTGTTGAAGTTATTGGGAATGTTACTTTGATAGCTTCTGTTAATTCTTTGTATTTCGGGAATCTAACTGCTATTTTCCCTTTATCTAAAAGATAGGAAGGTAAAGTCTTTTTTGCATTAAATATTAATGTAAATTCACCTGGCCACAGTTTATTAATGATTTTTTTGTGTGTTGCGGTAAAAGATGATTCATCTATTAGCATGAATAATTGATCTAAATTTCCTATTAAAACAAGGAACGGTTTTTTGTAGTCGCGTTGTTTTATTAGGTATATATGTTTGTTAGCTTCAAAATTTAAAAAAGGAGCACCGATACCGTAGATAGTATCGGTGGGATAGATAAAAGGAATGGAATATTTATCAGATAATTTAAAAATTTTTATAAAATGTTTTGTGGATGCCTTGTAAATAATCATTATTCAGACTGTACCAATTTTTGGACTTCTTCGTTGTCTTTAACAACTTTATTCTTGATTTCCTGCCTATATTTTTTAAGGCGTTCGTTAATTTCTGGATATTTGACGGCTAAAATCTGACAGGCAAAAATAGCAGCATTTTTTGCTCCTGCATTACCTATTGCCATTGTAGCTACAGGAATTCCGCCAGGCATCTGAACCATTGATAATAGTGCATCAATACCGCCCAATGTCGTGGCTGCTACAGGTACAGCAATAACTGGTAATGTTGTTTCACTTGCCACAACTCCAGCAAGATGGGCTGCCGCACCAGCAATTGCTATGATTACTTCGATCCCTTTTTCTTCTGCTGTTTTGGACCACTCACTTGTCCTTTCAGGTGTCCTGTGGGCGCTTGATACTATCAGTTCGTACCCTACGCCAAATTCTTTTAATACATCCAAAACGGTTTTTGCTACCGGGAAGTCAGATTTACTTCCAATGATGATTCCTATTTTCATTGATATTACCTCCTAAGTGCCTTTTGACCTATATCATTTCTATAATGCATATCTTTAAAATGGATTTGTTTTACTGCTGAGTAAGTTTTTTCTATTGCCTCATGAAGGTTGCTAGC
The Deferribacter autotrophicus genome window above contains:
- a CDS encoding L-threonylcarbamoyladenylate synthase; translated protein: MIIYKASTKHFIKIFKLSDKYSIPFIYPTDTIYGIGAPFLNFEANKHIYLIKQRDYKKPFLVLIGNLDQLFMLIDESSFTATHKKIINKLWPGEFTLIFNAKKTLPSYLLDKGKIAVRFPKYKELTEAIKVTFPITSTSANISNTNINQNFKDILNQFKNKVDYFIYKKAQSDVPSTIIDLSDSNNPIFIRNPKNYKIEDLIK
- the purE gene encoding 5-(carboxyamino)imidazole ribonucleotide mutase, whose amino-acid sequence is MKIGIIIGSKSDFPVAKTVLDVLKEFGVGYELIVSSAHRTPERTSEWSKTAEEKGIEVIIAIAGAAAHLAGVVASETTLPVIAVPVAATTLGGIDALLSMVQMPGGIPVATMAIGNAGAKNAAIFACQILAVKYPEINERLKKYRQEIKNKVVKDNEEVQKLVQSE